In Paraburkholderia terrae, the DNA window GTGGTCGCGGGTCTCGCGCTGACGATGGTGATGCTCGGCTGGCCGTCGGGCGCGACCTTTACCGCGAGGTCGTTTCATCGGCTCGGGCTGCGGCGCACGATGGTCGGCGGCAGCTTCTTCCTGCCGCTTGGCGCGATTGCGTTTGCGCTGCTGCAACCGGACGGCTCGCCCGTGCTGGCGGGTGTCGGTTCGCTGGTCATGGGACTGGGCATGGGGATCGTGAGCGTCAGTTCGCTGATCCTGATTCAGGAAATCGTGCAGCCGCTCGAACGTGGCTCCGCTACGGCCTCGAACCTGTTCTCGCGCAATCTGGGCAGCACGCTCGGCGCGGCGATTTTCGGCGCGGTGCTGAACTTTGGGTTGAGCCACTACAAGGGCATGGCGATCACGTCCGACCAGTTGCGCTCGCTGCTAGACGCGACGCCGAACGCAGCGCAAGCGGCGATCTCCAGCAACGACATGGTGCGCGCGGCGCTGCATCACTCGCTGCATCTGACGTTCCTGTCGATCTTCGTGATCTGCGTGGGCGCGGTGCTGTCGGTGATGATGGTGCCGCACATCAAGCTCGGCGGACAGCCGCGCGAAACATCGGCGGCTGCGCATCTGACGGAGATGTGATTTACCTCGGGCGCACGCGTGTTGCCGCAACGGCTATACGCGTGCTCATCCCGCCGAGGCAGGCGTCTTTCTGAAGCCCAACTCGCCAGGCGCATCGCCGCTCGCTGCGCCTTCATCCACTTCCTTTACGATCCATTGACTGAACGCGCGCATCGCGGGCGTCGCCGGTTTTGCCTTTTGCCAGGTGAGCCAGTAGCTGCCCGCGTACACGTCGATATCGAATGGACGCGCGAGACGTCCCATCGACAGATCGCGTTCGAACATCGAAGCGGGCGCGAGCGCGACCCCCGCGCCTTGCATGGCCGCTTCCACCATCAGCCGCGACGAATCGAACACCGGGCCGCGCACGGGACGCGGCGCGAGGCCCGCTGCCGCGAACCAGTTCGCCCAGTCGTCGGCGCGATATGAACGCAGCAGCTTTTCATTGATGAGATCGGTGGGCGTCTGAAGGCGTTGCGCGATCTCCGGCGTACACAGCACGGAGAGTGGTGCATCGAAGAGTTTTTGCGCGCGCGAGCCGGGCCACGTGCCGTCGCCGAAACGGATCGCGAAGTCGAGACCTTCGGCGGCGAGATCGACGAGATTGTTGTTGGTCAGCAGACGCAACTCGATGAACGGATGCGCGTCATGAAACGCTTTCAGGCGCGGCATCAGCCAGCCAACCGCGAACGTCCCGACCGCGCCGACCGTCAGCACCTCATGAAAATGCCCGCCTTCGAACTGCCGCAACACGGCCTCGATGCGATCGAACGCGTCGCTGAGCACGGGGCGCAGCGCGAGTCCTTCATCGGTGATCGCGAGGCCGCGCGGCAGGCGCTTGAAGAGCGTCGCGCCGAGGCGCTCTTCGAGCATGCGCACCTGCTGGCTGACGGCCGCCTGCGTGACGTTCAGTTCGAGCGCGGCACGCGTGAAGCTCAGATGCCGGGCCGACGATTCGAAGGCGCGCAGCGCGTTCAGCGGGAGATACGGTCGCATGTTCGAGCCATAAGAAATTCTGGGGCATCGAGCAATTTATCATCGTTTGTCACCCGGCTGCGAAAACGCGATAGTGGCGGCACTTCAAGGAGGAGCAATGGTCACGAGGCGGACATTCACATTCACGTTGATGGGCAGTGGGTTAGCTGGCGTTGCGGCTCATGCGTTCGGCGCAGTGGCGAGCGCGACGGCATCGGCGCCACGCGGCGCGTCGCACGCGAGCGCTTTGGAAAAGCAGCTCGCGCAGATCGAAGCGCAAACGGGCGGACGCATGGGCGTCGCGATACTCGATACGGCAAGTGCGAAGCCGCAGGGCTGGCGCATGCATGAGCGCTTTCCGATGTGCAGCACATTCAAGTTCCTGCTCGCGTCGGCGGTGCTGGTGCGCAAGGATCAAGGCAAAGACCAGCTTGAACGCAAGATCGTCTATTCGAAGGACGTCGTGGTGGCCAATTCGCCCGTCAGCGGTCCGCGCGCAGGCAGCGACGGGATGACGGTCGCCGAGTTGTGCGAAGCGGCCATCACGCGCAGCGACAACACGGCGGCCAATCTGCTGCTCGATAGCATCGGCGGGCCGGCGGCGCTGACGGCTTTTGCACGCGGTATCGGCGATCGGACTACGCGGCTCGACCGCAACGAGCCGACGCTCAACGAAGCGCTCGAAGCCGATCCGCGCGATACGACCACACCCGCCGCGATGCTCGCCGACATGCGCGCGCTGTTGCTCGGCGAGCATTTGTCCGCCGCGTCGCGCGAGCAGCTCACCG includes these proteins:
- a CDS encoding LysR family transcriptional regulator codes for the protein MRPYLPLNALRAFESSARHLSFTRAALELNVTQAAVSQQVRMLEERLGATLFKRLPRGLAITDEGLALRPVLSDAFDRIEAVLRQFEGGHFHEVLTVGAVGTFAVGWLMPRLKAFHDAHPFIELRLLTNNNLVDLAAEGLDFAIRFGDGTWPGSRAQKLFDAPLSVLCTPEIAQRLQTPTDLINEKLLRSYRADDWANWFAAAGLAPRPVRGPVFDSSRLMVEAAMQGAGVALAPASMFERDLSMGRLARPFDIDVYAGSYWLTWQKAKPATPAMRAFSQWIVKEVDEGAASGDAPGELGFRKTPASAG
- the bla gene encoding class A beta-lactamase, which encodes MGSGLAGVAAHAFGAVASATASAPRGASHASALEKQLAQIEAQTGGRMGVAILDTASAKPQGWRMHERFPMCSTFKFLLASAVLVRKDQGKDQLERKIVYSKDVVVANSPVSGPRAGSDGMTVAELCEAAITRSDNTAANLLLDSIGGPAALTAFARGIGDRTTRLDRNEPTLNEALEADPRDTTTPAAMLADMRALLLGEHLSAASREQLTAWLAANKTGDTRLRAGLPKAWRIGDKTGTGERGTSNDIAVIWPEGRAPILVVAYLTGATQATSTQRDAAIAQVGALVANI